agaaacagaaaatatgatatatcaaagccacaggcggctgggagagaaaataagGATAATTATggcaaatcccgtaatgattgtagtttccttaaaaatctctgccgctggaacactcactcggaacaatcactcgggttgctccgctatccggaacagtcatcaagactgttctgcgtgaaaaccaccaaattgcactgtttgctgcctcttttgttccagctggtccatctcccatccaatgcaactccagacctgtaatgactcgaaaaggactagaaagacacgataaagacttgaaaaccaatttaaaagcatatatacaagatgtataaaacaccatatatcagacGGTAGCTGATATTGAGACAGAGGTTGACGACGAGGGCGTGGAGCGGTTTCTTTACATGTTTTTGGCGTTTGGGGCATCTATTAAGGGGTTCCAGAAGCTGAGGCTTCTGTTGGTTCTAGACGGCACACATCTTAGTGGGAAGTACAAGGGGGTGTTGCTTACAGCAAGCGGACAAGATGGCAATTTCCAAGTGTTTCCTTTGGCATTTGCAATAGTAGACAGTGAGGATACTGAGGCTTGGACGTGGTTTCTGCAGAAGGTTGAGAGGATATTGGCGGATTCGAGCAACCTTGCTATAATATCGGACCGGGCCACTTCAATTGCCAACGCGGTTAGCTGTGTGTATCCACAAGCCCATCATGGGTTTTGTATCGTCCATTTGGCACGGAACGTTAATGCTAGGTTTTCTAGCAAGGGGTTAGCGAGGTTGGTGACTGCGGCTGCGACTGCGCATAGGATGAGGGATTACAAGAATTTCTGTGCCAAGATCAGGGCGTCTAACAGCGAATGTGGATTTATTTGGGGAAAATAGGGTCTGCACGTTGGTCTAGAACGTACTTTGGGGGCCAGAGGTATAATATAATGACTAGTAACATAGCTGGACAGCTTAACAACGCATTGGTAGAGGGTAGGTCGTCCCCAATAATTGAGTTGGTGATGTTCATACAAGGGATGATGACAAGGTGGTTCAGTGCAAGACGTAAGAAGGCCAATAAGCACCAGGGTCTGATGACAATAGAAGTCGATAGCGCTGGTGAAGGGCAGCAAGGTGAAATCTATTTCTAGCTGGAGCTGCCAAGTTGTTGGGAAGTTTGGTGGTTCTGAGAGTGTTCAGTTGGAGCAGAAGAAGTGTACTTGCAAGTACTTTGACAACATGAAGATACCATGTGGGCATGCCATGATTGCGGCCACAACATAGGGCTCGCATATGAGACTATGGTTGGACATTGGTACAAGACGGTGGCATGGAGGGAAACCTATGCATGTGTTATTAGGCCAATTGGCGACCCCAGAGACGAATCTATTCCGGAAGACGTGAGGGATGC
Above is a window of Brassica napus cultivar Da-Ae chromosome A10, Da-Ae, whole genome shotgun sequence DNA encoding:
- the LOC106453787 gene encoding uncharacterized protein LOC106453787, whose product is MTSNIAGQLNNALVEGRSSPIIELVMFIQGMMTRWFSARRKKANKHQGLMTIEVDSAGEGQQDTMWACHDCGHNIGLAYETMVGHWYKTVAWRETYACVIRPIGDPRDESIPEDVRDAMLMPPLTKRPPGRRRTKRFPSTGEMPSPKKKTVSNKCGRCRVEGHNRTNCTVPI